Within Oncorhynchus keta strain PuntledgeMale-10-30-2019 chromosome 3, Oket_V2, whole genome shotgun sequence, the genomic segment GTCATATTGTTCTCAAGTAAAGCAACCTGGTTTTGTTTGTGGTTTCAGGCATTGCAGACATTTTCAAGACCCCTGCTAGGCAGAGGAAGTCTGTGGTCAATGTGCAGAGTGCCCTCAAGACCCCCTTGAGAGCCCAGTCTACATCTATGATTGAATCATCAGTGATGAATACCCCAGAGGAGACTGGTAAGTGATTTTGGGTGGTGTGggctcaattgcatactccttgtccctcccctctgaccttctccaatgggttttgagaagaggtgagaggacacaaggagtatgcaattgagattctccctatGATCATGTCAAGATGAGTATGAATGATGAAGAATCTGGTGTGGGGGACTTTTTCTGAATTGTACACTATTATATGTTTCATACGTTGTTTTTATGCTCATCAAACTATTCAGTGACCACTTGTGCGCTGTGGATGGGgagcattgtcatcctatgggggcgtAGCcgaaataatggcctgcccagcatttttatacaatGTTGGTAATTCCAGTCCtagggggcctgattggtgtcacagttttgccccagctAACACGCCTGACTCCAATCActtaatcatgatcttcagtttagaatgcaatttgattaatcatCAATTTGCAGGCCAATTTGATTAATCATCAATTTGCAGGccaatttgattaatcagctgtttGCAGGCCCTCGAGGTCTGAAGTTGCCCTGCCCTACatgatgttaattgcttaattaactcaggaactacacctgtgtggaagcacctgctttcaatatactttgtatccatTATTTACTCATGTGTTTCTGTTATTTTGGCAGTTAGCCAAGTCATGCTGAAATCGGTTGACACTAAACATACTATCTTCACAGGTGAAATGGTGGTGTCTCCACTTGTTGTTTCTACTGCTAAACGGGGCGCGTACAACAGCGATGCAGTCACTAGACTCCTTCGGGATGGTCAAGAATCCAGTTTCATCACAGAGGAAGCTGATGACTCCCGTACTACACAAAATGAGATTCTTGCCTTAGAGAGGTCTTCAGAGGAATCGAAGGAAGAACAGCGGCCAGAATCAAAAAAATCTATTTCGACTCCCAAACAGAAGAAACCCGAACAACCCGAGTGTCTCACTGGAGTGAAGAGGATCATGAAGACCCCAAGACAGAAGGTGCAACCCATTGAAGACCTCAGAGGAAAACTGATGACAACTCCCAAACAGAAACTTGAGCAACTCGAATGTCTCACTGGTGTGAAGAGGATCATGAAGACCCCAAGACAGCAGGTGCAACCCATTGAAGACCTCAGAGGGAAACTGATGACAACTCCAAGGGGGCCTAAGGCTTCTCAGGAAGTAAGCTTAGCTGGTGTAAGGGAACTCCTGACCACCCCCAAACAAATCGCTGAACCTGTTGAAGAGATTTCTGGTAAAGTCCAAGATGACAACGTCCACAGCGAGACAGAGGTAAAGGCAACACGGCTATTTCTGTGTAGTTTCAGCTACATTGTTCTCTTTTTATAACACAGATGTTGTTTGGTATAATGGTAAGTTTACATACCAAAAAGTCTTTAGCATAACTTATTTGCCTGTTATGTTTGTTAGCTGTTGAATGGTTTATTTCATCTTATCCCATGACTACTATAATAGGTTCTGAATATTTAAACTGTATCAGCTTTTTAATTAAAAGGGTCTTTGTTTAATTTTCAGATTCACGGCGACGCCATTTCTCCTAAATGCCTCTCAGGTAACATATCTGCTTGCTAGATGGCTAACATGAGCATTCACAATGCACAGAGTGACAAGTTAGCTTCGCCCTTCAGTCCACATCAATGTTTGAATAGCAATTCTACATTGGTGTTTGACGCTCTGCTTATTCTGCTACCGGTAATTAGTTTACGCGGAAGAGCGTGGTTACTTGGCTGGCTAGGTTGGTAAGCACAGTGGCATGCGTGTTCAATGCATATTGGTTGGCGATTCAATTCTTAACTCATGTAACCTACGAGTAGTTTACTACTATCAAGAGGCACTGCAGTCACTCAATTGAATCTTGCTCGGCTGTACTAACCAGTTTGCACACAGATTATTGGTTGCTGTTCTTTTTACGAATCGTAACAACTTGGCTCTCCTAGCTAGTAGCTAGAATCATCGAGTCACACATTTCACATGTTTGCTCAATGTcctaacattttattttttatttaggtAACGTTGAATTCAAAATGCCCCTGTTCGGGAAAATAGTTGTAATCAAAAGGAGTGGCGGAGATGGGACTGCGTTTCCTCTGACTGCATCATGCTTATTTGGGAGGTGAGCTTAAGCTGTTCAAATCTGTCAATATGTGAAATGCCATAGCAGTGAGTGCCATTGTCTAAATGTAATATATTCATAGTTTTGTATGGTACTGATAATTGTATGAGTCTACTTTTGCTGCATGTATGGAACGTGGTTTTTACTTGGTGCTGGGCTTGGGTTGAAACCCCGGTGTACATTATATTTTGAAGTACCAACAGGTTGATTTACAGTACCGGGAGGAAGAAAAAATGTCATCTGAAATGTGTCAAATTATATCCAGCCcagggctccagctatgcatttggtttgtTTACTTGCTAGCCAATCAAGCTTCTTGATTACAGCAGAGACATTTGCTTAATCTTGACATCTAGcgagttagcaaaccaaatgcatagcttGAGCCCAGAGCAGGATCAAATTTATTTGACACATCTTAGATTTCTTAATGTTTTTGCCAATCCCTACTTGGGGTCCCTTTTAAATTTGTGACGAGGCGGCCTTTCTACTGCTGTCTTCGGTTGTTGAGCTTTGTTCACTATTACAGCTTTTCTAAACATTTCAAAAGAGATGTCACCACAGACCCCAGAGATCCATTCAGCCTTATCCACTGAAAATTAATTATGGATTGGATTTAGCCTGCTCTTGTTTATAAATTGCCACACATTTAGCATTTACTCAACTGAACTTTTGTTTCCATATGTGTGCTGTGTGAACCCCAGCAATTGTAGCTGTTTCTGGAGTAACAGGTTATGGGGATAAAGATAAACCATGAAATACAACTTAAATGCcttaaacagttttttttttttatgtttaagAATGTGACAATCATATATTTGCAGAGCTGATGACTGGTATACATTGAAATCAGGAAATGTTGACAACCTTTCTACAGAATATTTATTATGTTCTCATTGTCTCTTAGGAAACCTGACTGCGACATTTGCGTTAAACTTCCCGAAGTATCCAAGGAGCATTGCAGGATTGAGTTGAATGAAAATAACGAGGTAATTGCAGAGTCAGCCAATATAATTGCTGCCTTCAATAAGTCAGTTACTTTAATTTTAGTGTCTGTAGAGCAAGTGTTGTAAgatatttttttcccccccttCTCTTGCAGGTTATTTTAACTAATTTGAGTTCAACGAACCCGACCCGTGTCAATGGAGAGGTTTTGCAGCAGTCTGAACATTTAAAACATGGGGATCTAATCACAATTATTGACCGTTCTTTCAGGTTTGTGCATCTTATGTCAGTTTATAAGTCGGCGAATAAGAATGTATTTAATGTGTTTAGTCTAGAGCCTGACCGATATGGGATTTTTGATCTGATTTTAATGTAAATATTCACCTGTTAACCTcctgaagctagggggcactatttttatgtttggaaaaataacgttcccaaagtaaatggcctatttctcaggaccagatgctagaatatgcatacaaTTGACCGATtatgatagaaaacactaacgtttccaaaactgtcaaaatattgtctgagtataacagaactgatattgcaagcgaaaccctgagaaaaatctaaccaggaagtggcgtctattttgaaaactccatgttccatagactcccattgctccatttaaagggatattaACCAGATTCCTttgtggcttccctaaggtgtcaacagtctttatagacatagtttcaggcttttatttcgAAAAAGGAGAGTGAAGGATTGCATAAGGGGAGTGGTgtgggctctcagagtgagttgagtaaagccgccattgttcctcccgctgttatggaaaaagctacacactcggttgatatagtttaaaatatatatatatatattcaataatatctgaggaatgattataaaaaacgtttggttgatttctgaacataacgcggcAAACAAACATcagtattttgggtataaaaaataatctttatggaacaaaagttacatttgctgtgtaactgggagtctcgtgagtgtaaacatccgaagatcaaaggtaaacggttaatttgattgcttttctgattttgtGTGACCAAGCTTCCTAATGCTAAGTCTatataatgctatgctaggctattgataaacttacacaaacgcttggattgcttttgctgtaaagcataatttcaaaatctgagacgacagggtgattaacaaaaggctaagctgtgtttcgcaatattgcacttgtgattatATTAATATTtgttagtaatattatttgactgttgcgctatgctattcagcggttgccgacgaaaatgatcccgctacaGGGATAGGTAGAGTCGAAGTTAACGACATCTGCCAAATATTTTATTACTATAGCTGGGGGGGATACATCTTCTGTATGGATTGCGCTTAAAACAGCCCTGCAAAAATACTCTAGGCTTATTTCATAAATTTGATTAAAGAACATTAAATGTAAGCAACAAAATTTGAGCACCAGAATGACAAGATATGTTTATGGAAAAACTGTTACTCTAGTGAAATGAGGATAAACTACTGATTGCAGCAAAAATGTGCCTCTGAAGATGGCTGCCTCGTGCTAGCCTGCTGGAAAATGACACGGGACACATTTTCAATGTATTGGTATTTACGGTAGCTATGTTGTCGTCAATTGAAGAGCTGTGGTCACTGAATTCTGGTAGTTGTCACTTAAAATGAAAAACACAACTCACAAAATTGGCTGCTGGCATATTGCTGCCTTTCGCCCCAAGTGTTGCCTCAGTGAACGGTCCTTGcttaccccattgaagttgaaatgtaaAATGCTAAGGATTATGGTTTGGTTAGGGTACTCCCcaccacaaaaaaatatatattttagaagctatagaaatgcatttattaatgtgtCTTGTTTGCCACATTTATTCTATTAGACACCTTTAACGCATACTTTTAAATTGTGAGCTAAACACAACTAAgaataaatatacagtgccttcagaaagtattcacactccttgactttttccacattttgttgttacaaactGGGATTAAATGTGATTTAATTGTCGTTTTCAGTCAACAATCTACACCGTACAAACATTCTAAGATTTGTTAACAATGAAAAATAAAACCAATCTTGATTAAATCTATTCAACCCCTCAATACATGTTGAATCAACTTTTGGCAGCGACTACAccagtgagtctttctgggtaagtctcgaagAGCTTTCCACCTAGATTTGCCAACATTTCCCCATTCTttcaaactctgtcaaattggttgttgataatcgctagacaaccattttcaggtcttgacatacattttcaagcagatttaagtcaaaaccatgactctgccactcaggaacattcaacatCTTCTTGGTTAGCAACTCTGGTGTAGCTTCGGTTTTGTTTTAGGTTATGATCCTGCTGAAAGATTAATTCATCTcctagtgtctggtggaaagcagactgaaccaggttttcctctaggattttgcctgtgcttagttctgtttcttttttatcctgacaCTCccgtccttaatgattacaagcatacccataacatgatgcagccaccacaatgcttgaaaatGTGGAGCGTGTTGTATGTTTTGGGCAAATGCAATAACACTTTGTTCAGGGCAAAAGGTTTATTGCTtggccacattttttgcagtattcctttagtgtcttgttgcaaacaggattcaTATTCTTTATTATCTACATGCTTCCTTTTCACTatttcaattaggttagtattttgGAGTAACTGGTGTTGATCCGTCTTCAGTTGTCTCCCTTCACAGCCgttgttttaaagtcactattggcctcCTGGTGAAATCCCTGGCAAGGGAGTTGGGAAGAACGGCTTTGTAGTGACTGCATGCTTTTTAAAAAAGTAcataccaataggtgccctttgtgGCATTGGAAAACCCCCCtcatctttgtggttgaatctgtttgaaattccctgcttgactgagggaccttacagataattttaTGTGTGGGGTGCAGAGATAGTGGAGTCTATTTTTTTCTAACAGTATTATTGTACACAGTACATGCAATTTATTGTGACTTACTCCTGAACCTTAGTCAACCACTTTGATATGGCAatgtatttattttcatttttaatgaatttgcaaaaaaagtctaaacacaattccactttgacatgggatattgtgtgtaggccaggggGAGGGGGAAATCTATTTCTAAATTCATGCtgtgacacaacaaaatgtgtaataagtcgAGGGGTGTGTCaactttctgaaggcatggtAAATATTTTCCTTAAAGTAAAATGTTTAGAcattactaatgttactgtccccattacaaaaaaaatgttttaattaaaataaaaaaaactttgttCCTTGAAACGATTGAAATACTTTAGAATTTCATGAATTCCTATGGATaactgctcctactggggagtgccaatatggccgaccgttGACTTGAAAGCCTCAATAGAGCTTCCGGTTTGTTCCGCCATCGCTATTGGGAAAGTGTATATAGGGTTTTAGAATAAACCAACTCTATTTTCCATCACTGGCTTAGGCGGTCTTATACATTTTTTCTATGAGATGATAGCAGTCAGTTAACATTACCtttttatgaagcctttatggtCCTTATGTGCTTTATTACATACATTCAGTGATATTAGCTGATGATTATCTTATACAACAAAAAGTATATTAACGCCATTTTCCTCATCTGCTTTGTCCAACGGAACATGACtgagttagtgcctacaaaaagaccATTACTATTTTTTTCCcctggccaatacatagcatcagcaatccatgGTTTATGTACATAAATGAATGCGGTGGCCAACTGACTTTAGAAACTAGGCATTCAGAGGCATCAAATCTTCCAATGCGTATCAAACAAATCTAGAAAATAACTGAACGAAGCATCACCTAATGCGCTCGACATCTTTAATCAATACTTTTTGACATTTATTAAACAAACCGGTCTGGCTGCGGTTCGGGTTGCCACCCAGACGGAACCGGCATGGACATGTAGCCAACACCACTATCAACAATAGCGACAAGTGTCACATCAAAGGTGACGGGCTCACTGTGCTGAATGGACAGGGACCGTAATACCTGTGCACTGATGGAGAGCCAATTCTGGTCAGGCACTGCTGATACAAGCGACAGCCGTTAAACAGCATCAAATAATGCTAAAGAATAAGCAGCCCATTCACTCCAGTAGGCCCCATGAAATCATACCAATACAACAGCACAACCATTttatgtaaaataaaataaaaaccgcTATTACCTTCCATTGCAAATATATTTGATCATGTCTATCACACTGACATGGGATTCAAAGTTTTACATGCAACAATGTTTCAGTCATTGTTTTCAGAGATGGCTAACATCAAGCGAGCTGCAACAAAACAGTGCCACTCATCAGATAATCAGTTGTAAACATAGTATAAAAGTACATCTTAAAGGTTAGCAAATTAGCAAAAACATCCATCTTGAAGTTAACAGCTGCTGCAGCTGCCTTCGCTATTTTGTCACACTACAACAAAAGCTAGTGAACGTTACTAGTGTGAGCGAACTACTGCTTGTGAAACTTATTTTCTCTTGTCGGGTCCTGTCAATGTGATTGGGCCATTCCACTGTCACTCATTCTGCTCTAATACAGTTGAATGCCAGAAGCCTTCTGTCCAGCTTCTGAAGGCCTAGCCAATGGCTGGCTGAGCTAGCTCAATTGTTCTACCCAGAGACCACCAAAGAGAATCCTGATTTTGATCATTTTCTCTATTCAGTATTAACCCTGCTCTTTACAACACAAACTGAAGGCATGGAATCAGAAAATGATTACAATTATTGTAAAGATGAAATGCAAATGACATTTCATTTTAATTTCTACAAAAATATCTGAAGGCCTACAACTGATTGTTCCCTACTGATTGAATATAACACATCAGATTTTGCGGGCTTCCCTAAAGGACTAATGAAATGCAAAGAGTCTATTTTTCCTCAGATGTTTTCTCTGCACCTTATCTCGGCCATTTTCGGTGGATTAAACGCTGATGCAAATACATCCGTAAAAGGCTGCTATCGTCCGTTTTTTATAATATCGGCCCACCGATTAAAAATCAGTCAGGCTCTAGTTTAGTTTGCTTATAGTCCATTTTAAAATGTGATGGACAGCATGTCCTAACCCATAATTAAACAATTATTTGTAATGTTAAACCATACACTTGGATCCATAGGTTTAATGGTGTACTGTTAACATTTTAATTTTATATTTTCCTTTTCAGGTTTGAATACCCTCAAGCACCCACTCCAAAGAGAAATAGATCTTCTAAACAGAACACGCCAAGAGGGCCTAAGGCTCTTCAGAAAGTAAGCTTAGATGTTGTGAAGACCCCCAAGCACGTCGCTCAACCTGCTGAAGAAATTTCTGGTGACGCCCAAGAGATTCCTGATGCCATGACAACCGAGGCAGTGGAGGAAGAACAACCTGCTCCTCTTGCTGAGGCAGTGCAGGAGGTAGAGACCGTTTCTGCACCTGCTGAGGAAGAACAACCTGCTCTTCTTGTTGAGGCAGTGCAGGAGGTAGAAGAGCCAGTTTCTGCACCTGCTGAGGCAGTGGAGGAAAAACAACCTGCTCCTCTTACTGAGGCAGTGGAGGAGGTAGAGACCGTTTCTGCACCTGCTGAGGCAGTGCAGGAGGAAGAACAACCTGCTCTTGCTGAGCATGTTGCTGCATCTGCTGAGGCAGTGGAGGAAGAACAACCTGCTCCTCTTGCTGAGCCCGTTGCTGCACCTGCTGAGGCAGTGGAGATGGCACATCTTGACAGTGAAGAGCCTTCTGTTCCAGTAAAAGGTAGAGTAAAGAAAACCGAGGGGATTGTGCCACCACCTGCTAGAGTGAGATCGGCAAGGCGTAATGAGACCAGTAGTGTTGAGGCACCAGCAGAAACTATGGACTCTGTGGATGTCCAGGAGAAAATGGCAGTTGACCCCGTTCCTGATGAAAAGCTCAAGAGCGGAAGAAAGGCCAAACGGGCTTCTGTAGAGAGAGTTGAATCAGTGCAGGAGAACGCTGTTGAAAGTGAGAGTGCTGAAATTCCTCCAATTGAGGACCAGCAGCCAACTTCTGATGTCCCCGTGGAGAAACCCAGAAGAGGAAGAAAGGCCAAACGGGCTTCTGTAGAACAAGTTGAAACCGTGTTGGAGAACACTGAAGCTGTGAGTGTTCCTGTCACTGAGACGTTTGAGGCCCAGACTCCAGTCGTTAGGTCTGAGAGAGGAAGAAAGCCTAAACAGGATTCAGTAGAAGAAGTTGAAGTGGGGGTTCTTGAAATTCCTCCAGTTAAGATTGTGGAAGCCAAGGAGATGCCTGCTAGTGTTCCTGTTGAGAAACCACAGGCAAGAGGAAAACGGGGTAAACAGGAATCTGAAGAAGCCAAAACAATGGAAGAAAATGTTGTGGCGGTTGATATTCCTACAGAAGAGGTGGAGGCCTCAGCCCTGTTTGCAAAACCCATAAGAGGAAGAAAGACTAAGCAGGAGCCTGTAGATCAAGTGGAGTCTGTGAGTATTGAACAAGTGGAGGCCCAGGAGCAGGCCACTGTGTCTCCAGTTGAGAAACCCaaaagagggggaagaaagacAAAGCAGGCTTCTGTAGAGAAAGTTGAGCCTGTTGAGGACCACCCCGTTGAGTCTCTGACTGTTGAACTCCAGGAGCAGACTACTGTGGCCCCAGTTGAGAAACCCAAAAGAGGGGGAAGGAAGACTAAGCAGGCTTCTATAGAGAAAGTTGAGCCTGTTGAGGACCACCCCGTTGAGTCTCTGACTGTTGAACTCCAGGAGCAGGCCACTGTGGCTCCAGTTGAGAAACCCAAAAGAGGGGGAAGGAAGACTAAGCAGGCTTCTATTGAGAAAGTTGAGCCTGTTGAGGACCACCCCGTTGAGTCTCTGACTGTTGAACTCCAGGAGCAGGCCACTGTGGCTCCAGTTGAGAAACCCaaaagagggggaagaaagacTAAGCAAGCTTCTGTAGAGCAAGTTGAGCCTGTTGAGGATCACCCTGTTGAGTCTCTGACTGTTGAAGTTGAAGCCCAGGAGCAGACTACTGTGGCTCCAGTTGAGAAACCCaaaagagggggaagaaagacTAAGCAAGCTTCTGTAGAGCAAGTTGAGCCTGTTGAGGATCACCCTGTTGAGTCTCTGACTGTTGAAGTTGAAGCCCAGGAGCAGACTACTGTGGCTCCAGTTGAGAAACCCAAAAGAGGGGGAAGGAAGACTAAGCAGGCTTCTGTAGAGCAAGTTGAAGATCACCCCGTTGAGTCTTTGACTGTTGAACTCCAGGAGCAGACTACTGTAGCCCCAGTTGAGAAACCCAAAAGAGGGGGAAGGAAGACTAAGCAGGCTTCTGTAGAGCAAGTTGAAGATCACTCCGTTGAGTCTCTGACTGTTGAACTCCAGGAGCAGACTACTGTGGCTCCAGTTGAGAAACCCaaaagagggggaagaaagacTAAGCAAGCTTCTGTAGAGCAAGTTGAGCCTGTTGAGGATCACACCGTTGAGACTCTGACTGTTGAGCTCCAGGAGCAGACTACCTTGGCTTCGGTTGAGAAACCTAAAAGAGTGGGAAGGAGGACTAAACAGGACCCTGGGTGTGTCGTCCCGCCAGTATCCACAGAGACTCCAGAGGAAACATCTGCTCCCCCTACAGAGAAACCtaaaagaggaggaagaagagcaAAGCAGCAGAAGGTTCCTGAAGTGGTGGAAGTTGAGAACATGGTAGTGCAGGAGGTCCACCTTCCTGCACAAACTGAGGTTGATGCTAGACCAGAGTGTGAAGAGGCTGATGCTGAAGAACTGCTGGAAGCTCCGGTTGTCAAACTGGGATGGAGAAGGAAGGCAAAAGCCGTTGTGAAGGATGAAGTGCCTGCCAAGCGAGCACGCAGAGGAGCAGCTGATTCCACAAAGGTGCCCACTGTTGCAGAAGCAACTGTGGAAGTTCCAACTGAGCCTGTCAAGCGAGGTAGAAGGGCAGCTAAATCCAAAGTCTCTGCAGATGAAATCACCATTGCAGCCGAGAGCACTCTGTTGGAGGCTGAGGTAACAGACACGGAGGTTATGACTGCTGTGGTTAGAAGAGGAAAAGCCCCTAAAAGGGGAAATGCTGTTTCTGAAACGACCTCTGACCAGGCAAATTCTATTGAAGGCATGGAAACCATTGACAAAGGCTCAAAAAAGACCTCAAAATCTGTGAATTGGAAACTTGATTTGGAAGATACA encodes:
- the mki67 gene encoding proliferation marker protein Ki-67 isoform X1, with the translated sequence MSLHGKIVVIKRSGGDGTEFPLTASCLFGRKPDCDIRIQLPHVSKEHCRIELNENKEVILTNLSSTNPTRVNGEVFQQSERLKHGDLITIIDRSFRFEYPPAPTPKKNRYSSVSKSETPQVLHETQARDTSAKDGTNTSDVKPKEDGSLEQNKPSSPFCELYQMFKQDLDSKTPKKALGTPASRLCPQKPISTRKVDGASVISTPKTAETENVSPVTGVTPKSAQKKRKSLKGPVVEGNVPVEDFIQLPPSILETPKGKRRSSKSITPTTVEEKSAPVSQRKSHLATPEKLTASEVAEQISECPTAEILTTPTRRRSREATPIKSLITGVEPPADAFVSNQDQLVLTENSTTSTPKTEHSHSPRPAGEKLQAQDVLCELEVTTPINVKQSSAKKRKSGDLETEFPTPLCKRKRVSFGGHLEPELFDKRLPPDSPLCKGATPGRRSLCAPKMKQSLLRRASAIGLIKEHEQSAPVKGSPGKKASPKTPSPAKKSPKASPKTPSPAKKSPKASPKTPSPAKSPKASAKTPSPAKSPKASAKTPSPAKSPKASAKTPSPAKSPKASAKTPSPAKSPKASAKTPSPAKSPKASAKKSPKASAKTPSSAKKSPKAKTPSPGKEKTPKTAVKTPSPARRKSTLKDESQTPKAGKTPKTPASLPSANTTPTMQGRFSVSLVSTPSPTADQDSVLQPSVTVTPRVPLRRMTMSSASKTTQKSAMKNSLQVIRRRSGVSRASMKVVNSWADIVKFGQTKTQAVIPTKKTTRVTKTKTVVPKPETPVRKLIGHVSTGHADSPVTIVVGKAHRLKAIQPSGAAPKLVHNISVLKKNMKMDEDLSGIADIFKTPARQRKSVVNVQSALKTPLRAQSTSMIESSVMNTPEETGEMVVSPLVVSTAKRGAYNSDAVTRLLRDGQESSFITEEADDSRTTQNEILALERSSEESKEEQRPESKKSISTPKQKKPEQPECLTGVKRIMKTPRQKVQPIEDLRGKLMTTPKQKLEQLECLTGVKRIMKTPRQQVQPIEDLRGKLMTTPRGPKASQEVSLAGVRELLTTPKQIAEPVEEISGKVQDDNVHSETEIHGDAISPKCLSGNVEFKMPLFGKIVVIKRSGGDGTAFPLTASCLFGRKPDCDICVKLPEVSKEHCRIELNENNEVILTNLSSTNPTRVNGEVLQQSEHLKHGDLITIIDRSFRFEYPQAPTPKRNRSSKQNTPRGPKALQKVSLDVVKTPKHVAQPAEEISGDAQEIPDAMTTEAVEEEQPAPLAEAVQEVETVSAPAEEEQPALLVEAVQEVEEPVSAPAEAVEEKQPAPLTEAVEEVETVSAPAEAVQEEEQPALAEHVAASAEAVEEEQPAPLAEPVAAPAEAVEMAHLDSEEPSVPVKGRVKKTEGIVPPPARVRSARRNETSSVEAPAETMDSVDVQEKMAVDPVPDEKLKSGRKAKRASVERVESVQENAVESESAEIPPIEDQQPTSDVPVEKPRRGRKAKRASVEQVETVLENTEAVSVPVTETFEAQTPVVRSERGRKPKQDSVEEVEVGVLEIPPVKIVEAKEMPASVPVEKPQARGKRGKQESEEAKTMEENVVAVDIPTEEVEASALFAKPIRGRKTKQEPVDQVESVSIEQVEAQEQATVSPVEKPKRGGRKTKQASVEKVEPVEDHPVESLTVELQEQTTVAPVEKPKRGGRKTKQASIEKVEPVEDHPVESLTVELQEQATVAPVEKPKRGGRKTKQASIEKVEPVEDHPVESLTVELQEQATVAPVEKPKRGGRKTKQASVEQVEPVEDHPVESLTVEVEAQEQTTVAPVEKPKRGGRKTKQASVEQVEPVEDHPVESLTVEVEAQEQTTVAPVEKPKRGGRKTKQASVEQVEDHPVESLTVELQEQTTVAPVEKPKRGGRKTKQASVEQVEDHSVESLTVELQEQTTVAPVEKPKRGGRKTKQASVEQVEPVEDHTVETLTVELQEQTTLASVEKPKRVGRRTKQDPGCVVPPVSTETPEETSAPPTEKPKRGGRRAKQQKVPEVVEVENMVVQEVHLPAQTEVDARPECEEADAEELLEAPVVKLGWRRKAKAVVKDEVPAKRARRGAADSTKVPTVAEATVEVPTEPVKRGRRAAKSKVSADEITIAAESTLLEAEVTDTEVMTAVVRRGKAPKRGNAVSETTSDQANSIEGMETIDKGSKKTSKSVNWKLDLEDTHKVTPLPKQKTSRRNDTVPVTKVEEQPERSEEQQVVKTVRGRRARSYVAVKEETVQSTPSKRARHSTIETSAAEATVPSSKPVNERNAARSMTTEEADLSDKAVPKEPVKKTRRAAKSTAAAPVEATSTTPAVPEEETIPDATVVAATKGRGKATKGKTVSQEIDIEQGTESEQPCKPRRGRAARK